The Rosa rugosa chromosome 1, drRosRugo1.1, whole genome shotgun sequence genomic sequence TGGTATCGTTTTTGTCATATTCCTAAGGACCGTGAGGAGGGATTTAACAAGATATGAAGAACTGGACAAAGAAGCTCAAGCTCAGATGAATGAAGAGCTTTCTGGGTGGAAGCTTGTTGTGGGAGATGTGTTCAGAGAGCCAGATCACCCAAAGCTTCTTTGCGTGATGGTTGGTGATGGGGTTCAGATTACAGGAATGTCAGTTGTTACTATCATTTTTGCAGCATTTGGCTTCATGTCACCTGCTTCACGAGGAATGCTACTGACAGGCATGATCATTCTATATCTTTTCCTTGGAATTATTGCTGGTTATGTTGCTGCCCGAATGTGGAGTACCATAAAGGGAACTTCAGAAGGGTGGAGATCTGTTTCCTGGTTTACAGCATGCTTCTTTCCTGGAATCGTCTTTGTTATTCTTACAATTCTGAATTTCATCCTATGGGGAAGCAATAGTACTGGTGCTATTCCTATTTCCTTGTATTTTGTACTCTTTTCCCTCTGGTTCTGCATTTCAGTGCCACTCACTCTTCTTGGAGGATTCTTGGGGACACGAGCGGAGGCTATTCAATTTCCTGTTCGAACCAACCAGATTCCTAGAGAAATTCCTGCACGCAAATATCCATCGTGGCTTCTTGTTCTCGGTGCCGGGACACTTCCCTTTGGAACTCTCTTCATTGAACTATTCTTCATCCTTTCAAGCATCTGGCTAGGAAGGTTCTATTATGTCTTTGGTTTCTTGCTTATAGTGCTTCTATTGCTGGTGGTTGTTTGTGCTGAAGTTTCAGTGGTTCTCACATACATGCATCTCTGTGTGGAGGAttggcggtggtggtggaagGCTTTCTTTGCTTCGGGGTCAGTTGCCCTTTATGTGTTCCTGTACTCCATCAACTACCTGGTATTTGATCTGCAGAGTTTGAGTGGCCCTGTGTCGGCTACCCTTTACCTTGGTTATTCATTAATCATGGCAACTGCAATCATGTTGTCAACTGGCACCATCGGATTTCTCATGTCTTTCTACTTTGTTCATTACCTATTTTCATCTGTCAAGATCGATTAGAAGTGTTGGCTGGTATTTTTTATCACACAGTTGGAAATGAGTCTGCTATGTCGGAAGGAGTATTTTTGGTCAAGGTGATTGTGTTGCAGCATATCAAGAGTCATGAAGACTATATTTTCTGTATACTGCCTCGTGTGTAACAAGCCCAGCAGCAGCTTCTCCTTTTACCTCACATATCACATTTTATTTCTTACCACACCCAGTGTTGCGCATCAATTTGAATTACGTACTTTAGTTTGTTCACGTTCTGCTAGAAAGTTGTAATATCATGGACCTTCAGTCCCCgtactctccaatttcataTCTGAAATGAAAGTAAATTTGATAATTCTTTGGATTCTCAACAGATTGATTTGTGATGattaattcttttattttttgttttatctttGGTTGTTTAAATATGATGCACCTCACTCTCGTGATATTCAGATCAGTTACGCtgcaattttgttttaatttgaaAGCACCCCTTTGTTAATTATATGATTATATCCATGTCTGCCAGAACAGCAGGGTTGCAATTTGACCAAGTCTATCTTcattgaaaacttgaaattgcTGGCAACAAACAGATATAAATTGTTACAATCTTTACCCCAACAAGAAATCAATCTTTaccccaacaagaaatctgaaaCTAGGAAACTGAATAGCAAACAACAATAGGTCGGTTGACAAAATTGGGTTTCAAGACCTGCCACTTCCATTTTCAGCAGTATCCAGAATCAAATAAGTTTCTGCAGGGTCATCATCCAAAATCTCAACCTCGTTATTCCCATCTGTATCGAAAGTTGGGAAATCTTGCACAGATGAATTTCCTGAATGCCCAGCTGAGATCAGGTGGTCTCCGGTTGCAAAATAGGCTTCACTCTCAGGCAGAAAGCTACCAAGTTGGTTTCCAAAACTACCAAGTTGGTTGTCAAAACTAGGCTGCATAATCTGAGTCATATGATATGCAGGGTATAGGTCTAGATCCTTCTGATGTGGTATTGACCCCATAGTTTCTAAACCAGCAGCATTTTGTCCAAACACACCTGCATAATCTGCTGCACAGCCTCCAAGAAATTGATGAGCAAGCTTTTCACATGCATTCTCTACTGCACGACTCAAATATCTGCTTTGGGCTTCTTTACGCAATTGCAAATGCTTCTTAACCTGCAAAATCATTAGCAAACTTGAAAGCTAGCCAATAAAAATTTGATTCTGGACATTAAAATTCTGAAGCCAATTCCATTCTCATCAACAAATGTTTCTGAATTACTACTAACAACTTGCCTCATTTCGCAGACGAAGTTTCTCTTGAGCGTCCTTCCGGGCTTTCAGATCCTGACTCAGTTCACAAATCCTATATGTCGAATAGTCGTCAGCTAGCTGAGAGAATGTAAATGAAAATGCGAATGAAAACATTTAGATGAAATTAAGGGACAAATGATCATACTCATTCTCATGGGGTTGCAGCAAGCTCAAGGAAGGAGTACTAGTAGTACCACCGTTTTGCCCTTTCAAGACCTCTGAAACTGTGTTCTCTTTCATTTAGAGGCATTGAAAAATCTAGGGTTAGCTCAAACACAAAACTTTACTCACAAGTCACTGACAAGTTAGCTCAACCTTTATATTTATACCCATATGTCATTGTTCAGTAAGATCGATCGATCATACCTGTTCTGGAACTACTCCCATCTCGCCACTCCTTCACTCCATACTTTCCAAGTCTGTACTTCTGCAATATATTTACACATCAAACACTATTATCAGTGACATTTCTGTTGCACTACTgagatttttttctctctctttgtaCATAAGATCAAGTAGCGGATCAAATTAACAGACCTGGAGGTGGCTCTTCACGTGGAAAAGCGATAGTCCCTTAACATCCATTATTTGCATAATCGACTTTGGAGTTGCCTCTGCAAATTATGTAATGTGTGACATTAGATGACTGAAAAACAAGAGATATATATCATATACATAACATATGGATATAGTGATGGATGAGTTATACTGACTATGAGGGCCACCAAGCTGACAGACAGCATCAACAAAACTGGCATGAAGGTCAGCACTCCACCTAAGCCGAGATTTGAGCTTATAACGAGAAGGAACGTAAGGACGAGCTACTGATTCAATCTGAGAACTACTATGATCACTTGAGTTCTCTTcctgttcttcttcctcctcctcttcttcaccCTCAACAACACCGCGATCCATATTCGGGGTCAGGGGTCCTTGAAATCCTTGTTCTTCCCCAAAACCAAACATCCTTGCTCCCTCCTGAGAGACCCAGAGAGAAGACACAAAGAAGAAAGCTAATGAAGTGAATGAAAATGTGAAATGCACATGTACTATATACTCCAACTACCAGATAAAGCCTGGCtgctttctcttctctctgtcATATAGCACTGGTTTTTGAATACAGCCAAGTGAAGAAACCGAGGTCCTCTGTATTAGCTAAGCATGTAGTGCGTAACTCAGAATTGGAGGTTTAATTTCTGTAATTTTGCGAGAGAAGAGATAGAAAGCACCAGCTAGCTTAGTTGTTCTAACTAGTGCATGAAGGGAAACGTGGAAGACTGGAAGCTTTTCTACTTGGTTAGTTGCTGGAAATTGTCTTTATCCTTCTCATAACTCCCAAGAAGTTAATATCACACTGCACTAAAACTCTATCTATTAATCACAGTCTGTTCTTCGGTTGACCTTCACGTTAGAGTAGCTCTAGCTAGCTTGGTTTTCAATTTTAAATCAATATTATTCCTAACTGTCCCTAGTTGGTACACACATCAATGGACTCATTTCAACTTATTGAATAGTATTTATTAACTCCTGTACGTAGTACATCTTCAATTCATTCATGCTAGAGTGATGGTAAAAGGGTTACCGAAGTCTTCAAGTTGGGATCAATAGTTGATCTTAGAGATAGAAGTGTTTACTTGATCTTGATGAAGCTTCCATATATTCAGGGTACAATTTGTATATAGACATCTTAATTCACAAGAAAATTTAGAAAATTGCAAATTCTGTAATTTATAACCTTCTTTCCGATCTTTTCTTGTCCAACTCATGTAAAATGTggtgtgtctgtgtgtgtgtaataCTTTGGTACGGTTTTGGAATGGAGATATTCTGAATCAAATGATTGGCTGAAACGGACGTCTGCTTAATTCAAAGAAATTTATGCGgaagcaacaacaacaaaattagAAAATTGCAACTTCTGTAACTTATATTAACCTTCTTTCCGATCTTTTCTTGTTCAACTCGTGTAAAACGtggtatgtgtgtgtgtgtatcattCTGATATGGTTTTGGAATGAAGATACTCTGAATCAACTGATTGGCCAAATCGGATGTCTGCttaatccaaagaaatttatgtgGAAGCAACAACAAGAAAATTTAGAAAGTTGCAACTTCTGTAACTTATATTAACCATCTTTCCGATCTTTTCTTGTCCAACTCATGTACAGTTTTGGAATAGAGATATATTGAATCAAATGATTGGCCAAAACGGATGTCTGCTTAATCCAAAGAAGTTTATGCGAAAGCGACAACAACGTTATAAACTTTCATCAAAGAATGTACCAAACTTAATGGTAAATGACACGTATATAACAAAGACAACAACGTTATAGAACTCGATGAGAGATTGAAATGGAACTTATGTAGCACGGACATTACATGTACACAGCAACAACAACACTCAATGGGAGAATGCCTTGAATTTATGTGGCACATGACATTTATATAATAATGACTACAACGTTATGTAACTCAATTGGAGAATAAACTGAATTTATGCGGCACATGGTAGATGTTTGAACTAAAAATAGGACCATTAAAATGAGGACTAATTGAGTACTTTTTTGTGAGGCTCACTTTTCGTTCAGATTTtcgcaaatcaaccgttagatgtttagatattcatgtgtAGATAATTTATGCAATtcttcaaccaaattgaaaatcgttaaggcattcataatcgtgacTTATCAGTTACGAACATGAactgttcatgtttgacagatttggtttgtctattgatttgatctaggtCAATACCTTTACGatagcaatttggaagaaaattttcagaagtgatctactcatgcatacataaatatttaacgaaatataatcgaaaagtgggtctccaAAATTATTGATTGGAAAGTCCTCAGTTAGTCCTCAATGGAAGGCTTCCTGGTACGAACATAGTAGTTACAACAAAGTGATCATTTTCCGCATATTGAtatttctaatatatatatatatataatgttttTATTATAAAACTTAGTGGGAGAACAAATTGAATTTATGTGGCACATAATCCATACATAATAATGACAACAAAGTTATAGAACTCAATGGGACGAATATAACCCtctaatattaaaaaactttagaaACTGAAATAACTAACAGGGACAATAAtgtcaatttaaaaaaaatataaaaaaattaaattccttaaaataaaataaatagtagTTATTGTTGTAGAAAACtgctttggttaagaaactacCCACttctttatcaaaaaaaaaaaaaaaacacccacaCACATAGAGTGTGGGCACAGCTAGTTATTATACAAGCAATGAACGGTTAAATTTTGTTTAgatttgagaaagaaaaaaaaaaaaaaaaaaaaaaaggtagagaAAACAAGGAAAGCCTCCATCTCCAAATGAAAAAGACCCTTTTAAATTATTATTAaaaggaaataaaataaaagtgtcCCTTTTACGTTTTgcaaaagaaatacaaaaaaaaggtCAAACTAGCCGTTGCAGACgacatcaccaccaccactacctTACAGCTACACACACCACCGACCTacgctctcttcttcttcttcttcttcctcacctctctttctctctctctctctctctctctcacctccatTATTACTTTTTCTCTTCCCTCTTCAAATCTTTCAGACCAAATTAACCAAAACCCTTCTTCAATCTCAAACcctccaaaacccaaaaccccatTCTCTCCTCAAATCCCAAAATGTTCACAGAAGGCCTCGACGAAAACGCAATCAAGTGGATCAAGCAGGTACCCAATTCAATTCAACCCTCCCTTTTTCCAAAAACCACACAAAGTTTCCATCTTTGACTCCAATTTCTGCTTTTGATTTCTTGCAGGGATCAGACCTGGACTTACCGGAACAACCACCGCCGCCGCAAATCAGGTCGCCGCTCGCCGAGAAGCTCACCTCCGACCGTTTTCCCAAGTCCCCATTACTCTTCAGCTCCAATAGCTCCGGCCATGCTCTGCCCCCACTCAAGTTCCACGCCGGTCTGCTCGCGCCTCACAGCTTGGTGGCTCCGTCGTGCCTGAGCAGCGACATGGACGTCGACGAAGACGACGACGAGAGCGTCGATTCGGTCTCCGATGACTATTCCGGTGCTAATTTCTCCGATGAAGAATCGAAAGCGCAGACGGAGTGGTatcaagaagaagaggagagtgTTGGGTATAGTAATAAGGGTAGGACTGGATTGAATATGGGGTTTTTGAAGGAGGGTTTAAGGGTTGAAGTTCCTGGGAATAATTTCAGAAGGTTTACTGAGAGTGAGGTGGGGTTTAAGCAGAGATGTCCACCCAAGACTTATACACCTTCAACTGCCAATCAGCTTCTGAAAAGGGTTCATCTTCGAAATGTCAATGTAAGAGTTGGTGCTTTGGTTTCATTTGAGAATTGGTTTTATGGATTGGGAAAGTTTTGTTTGTTATTTCGAATATTGTGTTGATGCTTTTGTTTCATTACATTATGTTGATTTgtgattttgaattttgtgtTGGTGGGATTGTTTGTAGGGGACTACCCCAAGTGGTGATGAATGTGGGATGGTTAGAGATTCTTCAGACTTGGGAACTCCAAGTGCGCCTCCCATTTTTGAGATTGCAAGTGATGAGAAGGGCTTTGAGGTTGAGAGTGAATCAAGGGAATGCAATGGAAATGAAAATTGGACTTGCCCACCAAGGGAAGAAATGGCTTATGGTGAGAGTGTAGAAGGTTTAGCGGATGTCGGTACCAGTTCTTTGAAAGCTTCTGAACTTGATGACAGGTATGGAAGCAGTTATTTATCTTCTTTGTTGGGCTTTTGATGGTTACAGGGTTATAGAATTGTCTGACATTTAAATTCTGCAGGGTCAACGAAAGCATAGCTGGAGAAACAAAAATCCCTTCTGTGCAAGCCAGCCGATTGGACCACTCATCTCATTATAGTACCAGGTATGTCCAATGTTTAATTTCATATGAAGTCAGATTAGATTATGGGGCATGTACAGTGTAGTAGCATAGAAAA encodes the following:
- the LOC133725840 gene encoding transmembrane 9 superfamily member 12, with the translated sequence MAVSKSRMPAIRWALLGLVLFVHVCNGFYLPGSYMHTYSQGESIFTKVNSLTSIETELPFSYYSLPYCKPKDGIKKMAENLGELLMGDEIESSAYRFRMNVNETVYLCTTHALNEHEVKLLKQRTRDLYQVNMILDNLPAMRYAYQNGVKIQWTGFPVGYTPTNSKDDYIINHLKFRVLIHEYGGSGVQIIGTGEEGMGVISEADKKKASGYEIVGFEVYPCSVKYDPDTMSKNEMYKPISPVICPSDLDKSQIIREQERVSFTYEVEFVKSDIRWPSRWDAYLKMEGARVHWFSILNSLMVIFFLAGIVFVIFLRTVRRDLTRYEELDKEAQAQMNEELSGWKLVVGDVFREPDHPKLLCVMVGDGVQITGMSVVTIIFAAFGFMSPASRGMLLTGMIILYLFLGIIAGYVAARMWSTIKGTSEGWRSVSWFTACFFPGIVFVILTILNFILWGSNSTGAIPISLYFVLFSLWFCISVPLTLLGGFLGTRAEAIQFPVRTNQIPREIPARKYPSWLLVLGAGTLPFGTLFIELFFILSSIWLGRFYYVFGFLLIVLLLLVVVCAEVSVVLTYMHLCVEDWRWWWKAFFASGSVALYVFLYSINYLVFDLQSLSGPVSATLYLGYSLIMATAIMLSTGTIGFLMSFYFVHYLFSSVKID
- the LOC133732016 gene encoding myb family transcription factor PHL12-like; translation: MDRGVVEGEEEEEEEEQEENSSDHSSSQIESVARPYVPSRYKLKSRLRWSADLHASFVDAVCQLGGPHKATPKSIMQIMDVKGLSLFHVKSHLQKYRLGKYGVKEWRDGSSSRTADDYSTYRICELSQDLKARKDAQEKLRLRNEVKKHLQLRKEAQSRYLSRAVENACEKLAHQFLGGCAADYAGVFGQNAAGLETMGSIPHQKDLDLYPAYHMTQIMQPSFDNQLGSFGNQLGSFLPESEAYFATGDHLISAGHSGNSSVQDFPTFDTDGNNEVEILDDDPAETYLILDTAENGSGRS